The Acidimicrobiales bacterium genomic sequence CAGGCCTTCCTTCATGAGCTTGATGCCGTGCTCGGCTTCGATGTCGCGCCACGCCTGCCAGCCCAAGACGGCGGGGGCGTCGAGCAGCACGATGCGGCGCACGGCGGCGTCGTCCATGGCCGAGTCGAGGAAGGCCTGGCACCCGCGGCGCAGGGCGTCGAGCGGGTCCGTGCCCTGCAGGGCGGCGGCGGCCACCCGGTTGCCGATCTCGGCTTCAACCTCGAAGAGCACGGCCCGGAACAGGTCTTCCTTGTTGGTGAAATGGTGGTAGAGCGCACCCCTGGTCACCCCGGCCCGTTCGACGATCTCCTCACGGGCCGCACCTGCGAATCCCCGCTCGGTGAACAGCTCGCGTCCGGCCGCCAGCAGGGCAGCACGCGTGGACGCGGATCGCTCGGCCTGGGTGCGCTTGTGTCCTTTGTCACGGTTGACGGGCATCGCCGGCCAGAGTATAGATGCATGCAGCCTGCATGTAAGGGGGAAGTCATGACGTTGTCATTGTCCGAGGTCGGTCCTGGGCTCCAGCAGGAATACCAGGCGTTCGCCGACCTGATCCGTTCGCTGAGCGACGAGGAATGGCGCACGCCGACCCGGTGCGAGGGGTGGTCGACCGGTGACGTGGCCGCCCACGTGATCGGCACCCTGACCGATGTCGTCAACGGCAACCTGGCCGACCTCGGCACGCCCGAGACCATCGCCCGCCAGGTCGAGGAACGCCGGGGCCGTTCGCCGGAGCAGTTGGCCGAGGAGCTCGAGGCCTCCGGCAAGGTGGCCGCCGACATGGTGGGCAGCTTCAGCGACGAACTGTGGGAGATGCCCGCGCCTCCCGGCGTCGAGGGCACCCTCGGCTGGGGCGTCGAAGCGCTTTGGTACGACACCGTCGTGCACGCCGACGACATCCGCACCGCCGTCGGCCGGTCGTCGCAGCCCGGACCCGGCATCCGGGCCGCCGTCTCGCACGTGGCCATCGAGTTGGAGAAGCGCAATTGGGGCCCTGCCACCCTCGCCCTCGAGGGCGTGGAGGAGTTCCCGGTGGGCAGCGGTGAAGGCTCTCGCGTGACGGGCGACGCCTGGCAGTTCGTGCTCGCCGCCACCGGCCGGGCCGACGGCGCGCCCTTCAACGACGTGCCCAACATCTACGCCGATTGACCTTCCCGCGCCGGTTGCCTCGTGCAACCGGCGCGGTTTGGGGTAGGCAGGGGGCATGGAAGCACTCACGTCCGGCGCCCGATCGCGCCCCCGTTGGCTCATCCCCGTGGCCGTCATCGGCGGCATCGTCCTCCTGCTGATCCTCCCGTTGGTCGGTTCGTACAACGGCATGGTCGACAAGGAGGCTCAGGTCGACCGCACCTTTGCCGACCTGGACGCCCAGCTCCAACGGCGCAACGACCTCATTCCCAACCTGGTCGGTGCCGTGCGAGGTGCCCTCAACCAGGAGCTCGCCGTGTTCGGTGAGATCGCCCGCGCCCGCCAGAACTACGCAGGGGCCCAGTCCCCGCAACAAAAGGACGCGGCGGCCGGCGAGGTGTCGGGTGCCCTGGGCCGGCTGCTGGTGATCATGGAGGCCTACCCGCAGCTCCAGAGCAACCAGAACATCCGCGACCTGCAGGTGCAGTTGGAAGGCACCGAGAACCGGATCGCCCAGGCCCGTCGTGACTACAACGGCCAGGCGGGCGACTTCAATCGCACAATCCGTCGCTTCCCCCGCAGCATCTTCGCCGGCTTGTTCGGGTTCGACAAGCGTGACCTGTTCACCGCCGAGCCCGCGGCGCGCACGGCACCCACAGTCGACCTCGGCAACAGCACCACGACGACCACCCGTTGAGCGTCCTCGCCGCACTGTTCGGGCTGGCGTTGGCGCTGCCTGCCTTCACCGCGCCCGTGGTCGACGAAGCCCGCCGGGTGCCCGACGACGTGGAACGCTCGGTGTCGGCCGAGCTCATCGACTACGAGCGCCGCACCGGCAACGAAGTGGCGGTCGCGGTGATCGCCACCACCGGCAACGCCTCCATCGAGGACTACGCCAACGACCTCGGTGAGGAGTGGAAGCCGGGCAGCGGCGGCCGCGACAACGGCGTGGTCGTGGTCATCGCCCTCGACGACCGACGGGCCCGCATCGAGGTCGGCGACGGGCTGCAGGGTGACCTGACCGACGCCGAGGCAGGGCGGATCGTGCGCGACCGCATGGTCCCGCTGCTGGCGGGCGGCGATGTCGGTGAAGCGGTTCGCCTGGGCACACGCGCCGTGCGGGAGGCGCTGGGCGACGACCAGGTCGGCACCTTGCCTCCTGTGGCCGAGAACACCGAAGGCGACGACGGCGGCGCCACACCGGTGTTCCCGCTGTTGGTCATCGGGCTGTTCGCCCTTTCGATGGTCGGCGGACAAAGGCGGCGGAGCTTCGGTGGCGGCGTGCCGATCTTCTGGGGTGGCGGCGGCTTCGGAGGCGGCGGCGGCGGTGGTGGCGGCGGCGGGTTCAGCGGCGGCGGCGGTGGCGGCGGGTTCAGCGGAGGTGGCGCCAGTGGCAGTTGGTAGGAAGGCCAAAGTCGGTGAGGCGGTGCGAGCCGCGGAGGCGGCCACCGGCATCCAGTTCTGTGTCTACCTCGGTCCCCTGCGGGGCGACGACGCCCACGCCGCGGCCGAAGCCATGTTCGTGGAGCGGGGCCTGGCCGACCGGCCCGGCGTGCTCCTGCTGGTGGCGCCCAAGGAGCACCGGGTGGAGATCGTCACTTCGCCCGCGGCCGCCGAGCGGGTGCCCGACGAGGCCTGCCGAGCCGCCATCGACGTCATGGTCGAGGACTTCCGGCGCAAGCGGTTCGACCGGGGCATCGTCAACGGCATCGAATACCTGGCCACGGTGGCGGGCGCAGGGGTAGCGCCCGAGGGCGCCGTCGACCTCCCCGACGTCTTCGAGTGAACTGACCGCCGCGTCGAGCGAAGTTGCGGAGGAATCGCGCCGTTTTGCAGCGCGATCCGTACGCAACTTCAGCGAGGCGGGTCGAGGAGCACGCCCGGGTTGAGGATGCCGTCGGGGTCGAGCGCTGTCTTGGCCGCCCGCAGGGCAGCGGCGAACAGGTCGGGGCGCTGGCGGTCGTACCAAGGCCGGTGGTCGCGCCCCACGGCGTGGTGGTGGGTGATGGTGCCCCCGTGGGCCAGCAGGGCCTCGCCCGCCGCCGCCTTGACCTCGTCCCACATGGCGATCTGCGAACCCCGCTTCGACGGCGCCACCACCGAGAAGTACGGCGCCGGTCCGTCCGGGTAGACGTGGGTGAACCGGCACGTCACCCAGCCGCCGCCGCAGATGTCGGCCAGCGCCTTCTCGACCGCAGCGGTCACGCCCGCGTGCAGGTCGGGGAAGGCCGACCACGTGCACGCCGTCTCGAAGGTCTCGGCGATCATCCCCATGGCCACCAGCGCGTCACGCGTGTAGGGAGCCCGTACGAAGGCGTTGCGCCAGGCCCCGACCGAGCCTTCACGCGACGAGGTGCTCACGCCGTCGGGCGCGGTGCCGCCGTGGTCGTGGCACAACTCGACCGCCCGGGCTATCCAGGCGTCGACGGGATGGTCGGCCGACTCGAAGCCGAGGACCAGCAGGGCCCCGTCGACAGCAGTGCCCGCCAGCAGTGCCTCGCCCACGTCGAGCAGGCGGCAGTTGGTGGGGAACAGGCCCGACTGCGACACCGCCCGCACGGCGGCGACGCCGTCGTCGTAGGAAGCGAAGTGCACGCCCGCCGATGCCCGGAACTGCGGGCGCGACTGCACCCGCATCCACGCCTCGGTGATGACGCCGAGCGTTCCTTCCGAACCCAGCACCAGCCGGTCGGGCGACGGCCCGGCGCCGGAGCCGGGCAGCCGACGCGACTCCATGACCCCTGCGGGGGTGACGGTGCGGATCGACTCCACCATGTCGTCGATGTGCGTGTAGACGCTGGCGTAGTGGCCGCCCGATCTGGTGGCGAGCCAGCCGCCGAGCGTGGAGAACTCGAAGCTCTGCGGGAAGTGGCGCAGCGTGTAGCCGTGCGGCTTGAGCTGCTCCTCGAGCACGGGGCCCAAGGTGCCGCCTTGGATGCGGGCGGCCCGGCTGGTGGTGTCGACCTCGAGCACCCGGTCGAGCCGTGTGAGGTCGATCGACACCGCGCCTCGGTAGCCGTCTCCCACCTCGCACTCGACCCCACCCACCACCGACGAGCCGCCGCCGTAGGGGACGGCTGCCGCGCCGGCTGCGGCGCACCAGTCGAGGATGTCGACCACCTCGGCTTCGGTGCGCGGGAAGGCGACCACGTCGGGCGGATTGCGCAGTTCGCCGGAAAAGCCCCGCACGATGTCGCGGAACGACTTGCCGTAGGTGTGGCCTGCCCGGTCGTAGGGCGCCGACGAGCACACGGCGGCCAGGGAGTCGGGCGGTGCGAGGCGGGACGCAGGCAGCGCCACGTCGTCGAGGTCGGGTGGTGGCGCTACCCGCACGTCGTCGAGTTGCAGCCGGGAGGCGACGGCCGCCGCCAGCTTCTCGGCTTGTTCGGCCGGGACCGCTTCGTCCTCCCAGCCCCATCCCCACCACGAGCGTCGGCGCTCCCCCATGGCGGGGAGGCTACCGTGGCCACACATGCAGCAGGCTTGCGACGTGGCGCTGCTGATCCCCTCGTGGTCCGAGTTGAAGGATTGGCGCGACCGCACCCACCTCTATGTGCACCAGCGACCGCAGGCGGCCGAACCCGGCTCGCGGGTGTGGTTGTGCAAGGAGCGCAAGCTCATCTACAGCTATCGCATCGACGACTTCCTCGAACTCCGCGGCGCGCTGCCCGGCACCGCCGACGACGAAGAGGCTGGGTGGGCGTTGGTCGTCAGCGACGGCAAGCGGGCCAATCGCGACCTCGACAACATCGCCGATCCCGACGGTGTGGCCGCCCGCTGGATGCAGGGGTTCCGGTACCTGGAGCCGGGAGCCAAGGCGTTCGTGAAGGCGACGCGCCGGCCCCGGGGGGCGCAGGCGCCGCCGTCGGGACCGTCACCCACGCCGGAGGCGGAGGCCGCACCTGCTACCGAGACGGCGCCGGAAGCCCGGCCGTCGTGGGCGGCCCGAGCGGCTCGTCGCCTCGGTCGTCGTTCGTGAAGGTCATGTTCGCTCCGTACCTGCCGATGGGACCGACATGGCACTGAGACGCGCCGAGAAGGTCGCGCGCCCCGCCGCTGCTCCGGCAGCGATCGACGACGAGTTCCACGTCGACTCCGGCGGCCAACGTTTGGGCGAGCTGCTGGTGGCGCGCAACGTCGTCACCAAGACCCAGCTCATCGAGGCGTTGCTGCAGCAGTCGGCGTCGGGCAAGCGCATCGGCGCCCTGCTGGTGGAGCTGGGCGCCCTCGACGAGCGGGCGTTGGCCGAGCTGTTGGCCGAGCAGATGGGCGTGCCGCTGGTCGACCTGCGCACCGACATCCCCGACCCCGAGGCCGTGAAGCGCCTGCCGGAGACGGTGGCCCGCAACGTCAACGCCGTTCCCATCCGGGTCGACGGCGACGTCATCGAGATCGCCGTGGCCGATCCTTCCGACCACTTCGCCAAGCTGCTGTCCGACGCCGCCAACTCGGCTGTGCGGCTGTGCATCGCGCCGGCGTCCGACATCCGTTGGGCCGTCGACAACAGCTATCGAGCCCTGGCGGGCGTCGACGAGCAGATCCAGGCCTTCGAAGCCACCGACTCACTGCGCCGGGCCGCCGCGCCCCTGGAGTTCCAGCAGTCGTTGGCGGGCGACGACGCCCCCGTGGTCAAGGTCGTGAACCTCATGATCACGCAGGGCTTGCGCGACCGGGCGTCCGACATCCACATCGAGCCGCAGGACCGGCGGGTGCGCATCCGTTACCGCATCGACGGGGCGCTGCACGACGTGTTGGCCCTGCCCGCCAACATCGGCCCGGCGCTGGTCAGCCGCATCAAGATCATGGCGGGCATGAACATCGTGGAGAAGCGACGCTCCCAGGACGGCCAGATCGCCATGGACGTCGACGGTCGCGACCTCGACATCCGGGTGTCGACCACGGCCACCATCTGGGGCGAAAAGGCCGTGCTGCGCCTGCTCGACAAGAGCCGCACCCTCTACCGGGTGCAGGACCTCGGCATGCCCGACGACACGGCCGACACCTACAGCAAGCTGGTGCACTCGCCGTTCGGCATGGTGGTGTGCAGCGGCCCCACCGGCAGCGGCAAGACCACGACGCTCTACGCGACGTTGGCCGAGATCAACGACCCGCGGAAGAACATCGTCACCATCGAGGACCCCGTCGAGTACGTGTTCCCGTCGATCAACCAAATCCAGATCAACGAGCAGGCGGGCATCACCTTCGCGGGCGGGCTGCGCTCGATCCTGCGCCAGGACCCCGACATCATCCTGGTGGGCGAGATGCGCGACGTGGAGACGGCGCGCATCGCCGTGCAGTCGGCCTTGACCGGGCACTTCGTGCTGTCGTCGATCCACGCCACCGATGCGTCTGCGGCGTTGCACCGCTTCATCGACATGGGCATCGAGCCGTTCCTGATCTCGTCGTCGCTGCGGGCCATCGTGGGCCAGCGGCTGCTGCGCCGCATCTGCACGTCGTGCGCGGTGGAGGCAACGCCGACGGCCGAAGAGCTCGCCTTCTACGAGGCGTCGGGCGGCACGGCCAAGAAGCGCTTCTGGCGCGGCGAAGGCTGCAACTTCTGCGCCAAGACGGGCTACCTCGACCGCATCGGGGTCTACGAGTTGCTGCGGGTCACCGAACGCATGAAGTCGCTGGTGCTGGCGGGGGCAGGCCACGACCAGATCCGCGGCCTGGCTATCGAGGAAGGCATGCGCACGCTGCGCCAAGAGGCCATCCGACTGGTGGAGGAGGACGTCACCACCGTCGACGAGGTCATGCGCACCGTCTACACCCTGTGATTCATCAATATTGGGGAGTTCGCCCCGGCGGGCTCGGTCGTACGGTTCGGATGGGATGACCAAGTTCAAGTACGAAGCCACGCGCGACGACGGCACCGTCGTCACCGGTGTCGTGAAGTCCGACACCATCGGCGGCGCGCGCAACGCCCTGCTGGGCAAGGGCCTCGACGCCGACACGCTGGAAGAGAAGCACTCGAAGCTCAACATCGAGATCACCAAGGAACGGGTGCCCCGGGCCGAGCTGATGCACCTTTCGCGTCAGTTGGCAGCATTCCTTCGGGCGGGCATCCCCATCCTCGAAGCCATCGAGGTGCTGCGCGACGGCGCCCCCAACCGCACCCTGCGGCGCGTGCTCGGCGACATCGGCGAGTCGTTGCGTGGCGGGTCGACCTTCCTGGCCGCCATCGGTGAGCACCCCGAGGTCTTCCCCGACTTCTACCGGGGCATGATCGGCGCCGCCGAGCTCACCGGCCAACTCGACTCCGTGCTCGACCAGCTCTCCCACTACATCGAGCGCGACCTGGAGGCCCGGCGCAAGATCAAGTCGGCCCTCGCTTATCCCATCGTCATCTTCGTGATGTCGATCGTGACGGTGGCCATCCTGACCGTGTTCGTGCTGCCTCGCTTCAAGTCGTTCTTCGCCTCGCTCGACGCCGAGCTGCCGTTGCCGACGCGGATCATGCTGGCCGCCACCGACTTCCTCGGCGTGTGGTGGTGGGCGCTGGGTGCCGGGGCTGCCGCCGTCGTGCTCGCCGTGTTCCTCCATCGGCGCACGGCATCGGGCCGAGCCCGTTGGGACTCGTTGCTGCTGAAGGTACCGGTCATCGGCGAGACGGTCCGGTTCGCGGTGATCGAACGGTTCTGCCGAGTGATGGCGTCGATGGTGCGCGCCGGTGTCCCGTTGCCCGATGCCATGGTCGTGGCGGGCGACAGTGCCAACAACGCTGTCTTCCAGAAGGCGCTGGGCGGCGCGCGCGGCGCCATGATGCGCGGCGAAGGCATCGCCCGCCCCATCGCCGCTACCAACCTGTTCCCGATCGCTGCCGTGCAGATGTTCCGGGTGGGCGAGGACACCGGCTCCCTCGACGACCAGTTGCAGTCGGCTGCCACCTACTTCGAACAGGAGCTCGACTACAAGGTCAAGCGGATGACGACGCTCTTCGAGCCCGCCGTGATCATCGTCATGGGCCTGGTGGTCGGCTTCGTCGCCATTGCCTGCGTCTCGGCGATGTACGGCATCTTCCGCCAGACGAGCAATCTGCGGTGATTCGCGCCGCGCGCGACGAGAGCGGGCTCACCCTCGTCGAGGTGCTCGTCACGGTCATGATCATGGGCATCGCCTTCACCGTCCTCCTCGGCGGCATGGGCACCTCCGTGCTCTCCTCGGGCTTGCACGAGAAGCAGGCCAAGGTGGAAGTCGAGGTCCGCAGGTTCGCGGAGCTGGTGAAGCAGCGTCCCTACGAGGCGAGCGGCACCTACGCCGGCGCGTACACGGCGCCCGCCGGGTTCAGTGCGTCGATGCCTACGCCCGCCGTCTGCAGGAACGGACAGGGGCACGTGGCGCCGTGCGACGAGCCCAAGGTCGTCCAACTGCTGACGTTGTCGGTGGCGTCCGACGGGGGCGACGTCACAGAGACCGTCGAAGTGTCGAAGCGCTCATGACGCGGACCGACGACGGGTTCACGCTGATCGAGCTCCTCATTGCGGTGACGCTGAGCACGATGCTGGTGGCTGCCCTCGGCATGGGCGTGTTCACCTACATCCGCACGGCCGACGCCACCGCCAACCGTCTGGGCGAGACGCCCCAGTTCCAGGTGGCCGCCACTCGGTTCGCGGCCGACGTGCAACGAGCATCCAGCGTGCAGTTGACGGACCCGGCGGCATGCTCGGTCCCTGCGGGGTCGACGTTGGTGGTCGGCTTCTCGGCCAGCGAGGCGGGCAGTGACCTGGCCTCCGTCGCCGACGATGTCTTCGTCGGAGTGTCGTACTCGTACCGCACGGTGGCGACGTCCACTCAGAAGCAGTTCGTTCTCGAACGATCGGAATGCCGGGGCTCGTCGACGCCCGTGGCGACGATGTCGTTCGTGAACTCCGGGAACCCGGCGTTCGTGCCCACGGCTACGTGCGGCCCGACCGGGTGCGGCGCCCTCGCCACCGTCAGCCTGCCGCTGCACATCTGCACTGCCAACGCCGACGGCACCTGTCGGGACGGTGACGTCACCGCCACGCTCACCGGCGCCAGGCGGTTCTGACATGGCTCGGGTACAGCGAGACGAAGAAGGCTCGTCGCTGATCTTGGCGTTGATCTTCCTCAGCGTCATGTCGATCGTGGTTGCATCGACGCTCGGGTTGGCAGACGTCGACTTCCGTCACACGGTTGCTGTGCGCGACGACCGCAAGCTCGTCTACGCGGCCGACGCCGCGCTCGACGCCGCCATCAACTCCTACTGGTCGACCGGCACCTGCGCAACGCCGGAGCGCGGCGTGGTCCAAGAGGTCAACGACGTCACCCCCGCGGTGTCGTGCGAAACGAGCGGGGGCGGCACAGCGGTGACGCCGTTGAACCAACCTGCTCTTGCCGTCAGCGCGCAGGCCGTGGCGCCCGAGGTCGGCATCAACATCGTCGGCGGTGCTGTTGCCTCTGTTCGTGGTGGCGTGTACTCCAACACCGGGATCAACACCACGAGCGGCGCCAACCTCTACGCGGCATCGCCCGATCGCATCGTGACCCGGCTCGGCTGCACCGGGGGAGGAACTGTCGGCCCGGCGGCGTGCGAGACCGTCACGGGTCCGTACGTGCCGGGCAACGACCCGGGGTACCCGACGGCGGTTGCGTCTGCTCCGCCCTTCGCGTCGGTGCCGTCGTGCCCGGCGACGGAACCGGTCACCTTCGCACCGGGTACCTACACCGATCGCCTGGCCTTGGAGGCGTTCATGGCGACCTGCGCCCGGCGCACCTACCACTTCCCGGCCGCAGGCGGCATCGGCAGTCCCGGCGTCTACTACTTCGACTTCACCGACGACGGGGCGTGGACGATCCCGCAGGGCTACACCGTCGTCGGCGGCACCTTCCCCAGCGGGGTCACGGGCGCGACGGTGGGCGCTGTCGAGACACTCCCGGGTGGACGGTGCGACCAGGACGCCGAGGGCGTGCAGTGGCTGTTCGGGGGTGGCAGCCGGGTCGTCGTCAAAGGCGCCCTCGAGCTGTGCGCGCCCCACAGCGACCCGACCAGCTCGACACCGCGCGTCGCCGTCTACGGCGTCCGCACGACCGACTCACCGCCCGCGGCACCGACGCCGCAGACTCTGGCCGTGAACGCCACCACTGCGGCGGCGGGCTCCCCGTTCACACCGTCGTCCGGGGCGTACATGCCCAACGACGGCTCCATGGCCGTGGCCACCGTCCCCGACAAACAGATGTCAGCGATCTCGGTGGCCGGGTTCAACGTCTCCTCGATCCCCGACACGGCGGTGATCACCAGCGCCACCATCACCGTTCGTCATGTGGAGAACGAGTCACCGCCTCCGACTCGCGGGCAGCCCAACTTGGCAAAACTCGATCTGCAAGCGACGGCGATGTCGGGCGCGCTGACGTCGACCGTGCAGACGAGCTCGTGCGGCAACGCCCCCAACTGCACGACGACCCTGAACAAGTCCACCGACCCGCGCGACGACGTGCTGACGCTGCCCGCGTCATTCCGCACCAAGGCAGGCCTGGCGGCCATGAACGTCGCCTACAAGGCGACGTCGACCGGCGGGGCGTT encodes the following:
- a CDS encoding GspE/PulE family protein, translating into MALRRAEKVARPAAAPAAIDDEFHVDSGGQRLGELLVARNVVTKTQLIEALLQQSASGKRIGALLVELGALDERALAELLAEQMGVPLVDLRTDIPDPEAVKRLPETVARNVNAVPIRVDGDVIEIAVADPSDHFAKLLSDAANSAVRLCIAPASDIRWAVDNSYRALAGVDEQIQAFEATDSLRRAAAPLEFQQSLAGDDAPVVKVVNLMITQGLRDRASDIHIEPQDRRVRIRYRIDGALHDVLALPANIGPALVSRIKIMAGMNIVEKRRSQDGQIAMDVDGRDLDIRVSTTATIWGEKAVLRLLDKSRTLYRVQDLGMPDDTADTYSKLVHSPFGMVVCSGPTGSGKTTTLYATLAEINDPRKNIVTIEDPVEYVFPSINQIQINEQAGITFAGGLRSILRQDPDIILVGEMRDVETARIAVQSALTGHFVLSSIHATDASAALHRFIDMGIEPFLISSSLRAIVGQRLLRRICTSCAVEATPTAEELAFYEASGGTAKKRFWRGEGCNFCAKTGYLDRIGVYELLRVTERMKSLVLAGAGHDQIRGLAIEEGMRTLRQEAIRLVEEDVTTVDEVMRTVYTL
- a CDS encoding prepilin-type N-terminal cleavage/methylation domain-containing protein: MIRAARDESGLTLVEVLVTVMIMGIAFTVLLGGMGTSVLSSGLHEKQAKVEVEVRRFAELVKQRPYEASGTYAGAYTAPAGFSASMPTPAVCRNGQGHVAPCDEPKVVQLLTLSVASDGGDVTETVEVSKRS
- a CDS encoding helix-turn-helix domain-containing protein; its protein translation is MPVNRDKGHKRTQAERSASTRAALLAAGRELFTERGFAGAAREEIVERAGVTRGALYHHFTNKEDLFRAVLFEVEAEIGNRVAAAALQGTDPLDALRRGCQAFLDSAMDDAAVRRIVLLDAPAVLGWQAWRDIEAEHGIKLMKEGLEACVTAGVVPAAPLEPLAHMLLAALNEAALLVANAKNRRKARAEVGATVDGLLARLASA
- a CDS encoding TPM domain-containing protein, which gives rise to MAPVAVGRKAKVGEAVRAAEAATGIQFCVYLGPLRGDDAHAAAEAMFVERGLADRPGVLLLVAPKEHRVEIVTSPAAAERVPDEACRAAIDVMVEDFRRKRFDRGIVNGIEYLATVAGAGVAPEGAVDLPDVFE
- a CDS encoding maleylpyruvate isomerase family mycothiol-dependent enzyme, with the protein product MTLSLSEVGPGLQQEYQAFADLIRSLSDEEWRTPTRCEGWSTGDVAAHVIGTLTDVVNGNLADLGTPETIARQVEERRGRSPEQLAEELEASGKVAADMVGSFSDELWEMPAPPGVEGTLGWGVEALWYDTVVHADDIRTAVGRSSQPGPGIRAAVSHVAIELEKRNWGPATLALEGVEEFPVGSGEGSRVTGDAWQFVLAATGRADGAPFNDVPNIYAD
- a CDS encoding prepilin-type N-terminal cleavage/methylation domain-containing protein, with amino-acid sequence MTRTDDGFTLIELLIAVTLSTMLVAALGMGVFTYIRTADATANRLGETPQFQVAATRFAADVQRASSVQLTDPAACSVPAGSTLVVGFSASEAGSDLASVADDVFVGVSYSYRTVATSTQKQFVLERSECRGSSTPVATMSFVNSGNPAFVPTATCGPTGCGALATVSLPLHICTANADGTCRDGDVTATLTGARRF
- a CDS encoding type II secretion system F family protein, with translation MTKFKYEATRDDGTVVTGVVKSDTIGGARNALLGKGLDADTLEEKHSKLNIEITKERVPRAELMHLSRQLAAFLRAGIPILEAIEVLRDGAPNRTLRRVLGDIGESLRGGSTFLAAIGEHPEVFPDFYRGMIGAAELTGQLDSVLDQLSHYIERDLEARRKIKSALAYPIVIFVMSIVTVAILTVFVLPRFKSFFASLDAELPLPTRIMLAATDFLGVWWWALGAGAAAVVLAVFLHRRTASGRARWDSLLLKVPVIGETVRFAVIERFCRVMASMVRAGVPLPDAMVVAGDSANNAVFQKALGGARGAMMRGEGIARPIAATNLFPIAAVQMFRVGEDTGSLDDQLQSAATYFEQELDYKVKRMTTLFEPAVIIVMGLVVGFVAIACVSAMYGIFRQTSNLR
- a CDS encoding FAD-binding oxidoreductase, with product MGERRRSWWGWGWEDEAVPAEQAEKLAAAVASRLQLDDVRVAPPPDLDDVALPASRLAPPDSLAAVCSSAPYDRAGHTYGKSFRDIVRGFSGELRNPPDVVAFPRTEAEVVDILDWCAAAGAAAVPYGGGSSVVGGVECEVGDGYRGAVSIDLTRLDRVLEVDTTSRAARIQGGTLGPVLEEQLKPHGYTLRHFPQSFEFSTLGGWLATRSGGHYASVYTHIDDMVESIRTVTPAGVMESRRLPGSGAGPSPDRLVLGSEGTLGVITEAWMRVQSRPQFRASAGVHFASYDDGVAAVRAVSQSGLFPTNCRLLDVGEALLAGTAVDGALLVLGFESADHPVDAWIARAVELCHDHGGTAPDGVSTSSREGSVGAWRNAFVRAPYTRDALVAMGMIAETFETACTWSAFPDLHAGVTAAVEKALADICGGGWVTCRFTHVYPDGPAPYFSVVAPSKRGSQIAMWDEVKAAAGEALLAHGGTITHHHAVGRDHRPWYDRQRPDLFAAALRAAKTALDPDGILNPGVLLDPPR
- a CDS encoding TPM domain-containing protein, with protein sequence MSVLAALFGLALALPAFTAPVVDEARRVPDDVERSVSAELIDYERRTGNEVAVAVIATTGNASIEDYANDLGEEWKPGSGGRDNGVVVVIALDDRRARIEVGDGLQGDLTDAEAGRIVRDRMVPLLAGGDVGEAVRLGTRAVREALGDDQVGTLPPVAENTEGDDGGATPVFPLLVIGLFALSMVGGQRRRSFGGGVPIFWGGGGFGGGGGGGGGGGFSGGGGGGGFSGGGASGSW
- a CDS encoding LemA family protein; this encodes MEALTSGARSRPRWLIPVAVIGGIVLLLILPLVGSYNGMVDKEAQVDRTFADLDAQLQRRNDLIPNLVGAVRGALNQELAVFGEIARARQNYAGAQSPQQKDAAAGEVSGALGRLLVIMEAYPQLQSNQNIRDLQVQLEGTENRIAQARRDYNGQAGDFNRTIRRFPRSIFAGLFGFDKRDLFTAEPAARTAPTVDLGNSTTTTTR